From the genome of Eriocheir sinensis breed Jianghai 21 chromosome 55, ASM2467909v1, whole genome shotgun sequence:
TGGCCCCTTGTGGATGGTGCTGCCTGGCGGCCAGGCGGCGTTTGTTTCGATGGATCTGAAGCAAAAAAAATCTTTAAACCTCGTCCCAAAATGTTCAGACTAAGATATTTAGAACAATGCTCTTCAAACTCTCATAACTTATTTTATCACCCCCACTACCCATTGGAAGCCTCTTGAGAGTACTAAGAATTGTGTGTCGCACATCGAATATATGGGATCAATAGCTATATATTTTCCCCTTAACctttcaacagtggtgtcccaaagAGCTCTGTTTTATTTCCCACTCTcctcttgttattcatcaatgatcttctttcctcaataaactgtcctatccacttgtacgttgatgactctactctgcattattcaacttttttcaacagaagaccctcccaacaggaattataagactctaggctggaggctgcagaacgctcaacctcagaccttggTATCATTTTCTGATTGGGGTGGGAGGAAACTGGTGTtctccaatgcctcaaaaactcagtttctccacctatcacctcgatacaatcttccaaacacctatcccctattcttcgacaacacacagctgtcaccttcttctgcaCTAAActttctcggtctatccttaattcaaagcCTTATCTGAAAACTTTACATCTCTCTTacaaaatcatcttcctcgaggtagggcgttctgtatcgtatccgccagttcttttcctccacacagatgttgtccatatacaagggccttgcccgccctcgtatggagtcgtgtgtgtgtggggggggtggggggggggggggctccacgaactcagctctcttggacaaagtagaggctcttcgtctcatcaaatcttcttctcatactgacagtctcctacctcttaaatcccaccacaatgttgcatctctatcttctaccgatattttcatgctgattgctcttctgaacttgctaattgcttGCTTCCTCCCCTctggcggccccgctgcactcgactttctgctcttgttcatccctatactgtccaaaccccttatgcaatagttaaccagcatcttcattcttttatcccttccgctggtaaactctggaacagccttcctttgtctatatttcctcctgcctttgagaGGCGTgcaagacacctcttctcccgaaattgacctctcttttggcctcttattcTGTTTACGTTTATTGGAGCAGCACCTTGCTGGCTTTTTTGTCGTCTTTTTAttgcccatgagctgtctcctttgctgtaaaaaaaaaaaaaaaaaaaaaagtggcgacCCAAACAAGTCTTTCGAGACTCGCATCCTAAAGAAACCTGAGTTAGTGTTTTTTGTCCCATGACTCTTTCGGCTTTAGTATGTCTGGTAATGACAACTGCATCATGCTGATACTAACGGCATAAATGATGAGTATGTAGGCGCCGCCGGTGATGAGCGCCGGCATTGTTGTGTTGATGAAGTAGAGCGCACTGACGAGGGTGACGGCCCACGGCTTGTTCAGCTCGCCCAGCAGCATCAGCCCCACCAGGCCCTGCGAGGCACATATTGGGATTCAAAAACTGTAAAGATCTGTAGCTCTTGTTAGACCTTGCTTACTGTTCTTCTTAGCCGATgggaaaatatatacataacagcTAGGTGATCTGACAACACTGTCCTCAACACTGTCTTCGCACATGATTCACTCGGCCGTGAAGGAAACTTACCAGTCCCGTGAAGGTTGAATACATGAACAACGCAAACACCAGCACCGCCGCGCCTCGCAGCCCCAGCCTGGGCCTCTGCGGCGCCCACACTGACAGGGCCCTGCGGGGGATTGTTTGGTAACAGTGTTCAgtatagtaaataaaaaaaatgtgagcaGGTCGTATGGAAGCCATAAATCTTTGGTGATGTGACAGTTTGCTTCGTGAACTAATGTTATTTGCTTAAAGTTTGTCTCCATTACCTGACCGTGGCCACAGCAGTCATGGAGGCAAGCTCCGTCTGCGCCAAGATGCTGTACACGACGGTGTTGATATTGCTGACTAACTTGGAGACTCGGTGTGGCTGATGCTTGATGTTGGACAGCAACTCCTCCCCGTCCACTGGCCGCGTCACCAGGCAGATCACCAGCGAGGGCACGAACACGCCGAACAGCAGCACCTTCACCGGCCGCCGCGTCTTGGTGCACGTCTCCACGCACCACAGCGCCAACGCGTTTCCTGTGGCGATTGTTGTCTTATTCCACCTGCATACTGACCATAGCCACGAAGGTATTTTATAACATTGCGGAGAGAACTGTTGCATAGCCTCGTTCAGTCTGGGAGTGAAACGCTTACCGATTGTGCCGAGGATTGCGACGCTGTAGCAGTGGACGAGGGCCGCCCACAGCAGGGCGCGGGGCGTCTTCACCTCATGGAGGTCATAAAGGTCCAGGGGGTTGTATTCTTCGGAATCGTCTTGTGTAGGATCCATCCCGCCTCTTTCATCAGAAGTCTCTTGTCTAGTTTACGCCGCACTCAGAACATTCTCATGATGCACACAAGGGCCATTATAATCATTCGGCCTCTGAAGTTTACATCTGCCTCAGTGACCCGAGAGAAACTTGTTACATCGCACTTATATTTCACCTCGTAGAGAAATTTGTTTCTTGATATGTATGTTCTGGGCACACACTTTGCCGTGAGGGCTATGTGGACACTGTGTGGTGGAGGGAGCGAAGGGGAAGTCagggtacaacaacaacaaaggatgTTGATTTGGAAATACCTTCGTGATAATGCCGGTGTTCTGGGTAAGGTGTGTTTTATCCTTGGTTGTTTCACTTCCGTCACGAGTGTGTAGTGTGGCTCGTATGTGCATTGAGTTTAGGTAACATAATCATTCAATGACTTAACATCGTTGTGATCTCTTGTTTCACCACAGCTGGGTTCGAACTATTAGTACTTGTTTGGTACAGACGCCCAGAAAGCCGCAGTCACCTGGGGTTGTACGACCTTCCATTTGACTTTCTCCGCTCCCAGATTAAAtacttaggtcggtattataagacactttcgcttctcacatcagctatttctagaggtcagagagtgggtcagtcgggtttctaatgagtgtttctttaggttcacggtgcagaggaagggtcagactaccaccaggatcataaaactactcctggaaatgccctaaactcctgcgaaagccttggcaaatatgtgttcttgggcggcgaaatgtctcatgaTACGACCCTTAGTGATTACATAGTTAAATATACTAAAAACGCTTCACCTCGTTCAAATTTaccagttaagagagagagattaatagttTTACCTTGAATAATAATACAACACCATCAGTTGGCTGCATCACTTCCTGCAACGATGTGGACCACTTAGCTTATGAAGTCATTATATCTTTGGAAACAGTATGTAGCAGTTGATATATTTTACGGTAAGGGAGACGAACGAAGggctaaaaaaaaagagaaaaaaaaagaaacacgaaatAACCACACACACGACCAGACGCAATAATCCTAAAACATGAAGGAAtgaaggcggagagagagagttcaatttAATGGTGATCCAAGAACCCTGCTGGTGGACTGGAGGCAGCGGGACGCGTTTCTTCCACCGCGGCGAAGCTCCCCAAGATCTATACCTACAATAGTTTACTACTTCGCCTGTTGTAGGACGTGTGCCGCAGGGGTCTTTACTCCAGAACTCCCCACATGAAGATGAAATGCACGCAGGGAAGAATAAGACCAGTCGAATACACAGAATTCCCAAACGTACATTTTCAACGATTCAAACTATAATTACATGAAGGTACAGTTGAGCTAACACACAGCAATTGTGGGCGAAGCATATGTTTCTATGCACTGGGTTAGCGATATAAACGGTTCATTTGTGTGGAGAATAATACTGATTGGTTTTCTTCATGGAATGTCTGCAGTATTCTTAATTAAGCCTTTGCAACAGCACTCGGGTCCCTGCTTCTTCTGACAGTGGCAAGTTATTTCGTTCTTTTGCCTTAAAAGGACGACTAATTATGAGAAACACGAACTCTGACCAAAAATcgaggggggaagaaaaggaggaggaggaggaggaggacgaggagaaggaggaggtgcaggacgGGGAAAAAAATGGTCGCGTGAGTCACTTTGGCAAAATTTCATGTCGAGTGTGTCCACAAGCCTCTTCATTAACGGCGGCCTCTCGGTGCAAGGATCAGATCTTGACTTCTTCCTGCTTGTGCTTAGaggagtgttggtggtggtggtcatggttggAGGCAGACTCGGGGTGAACAGACGAGGGTAAGGGCGAAATGGCTTGTGTCACTCTCATGATTTTAGCACCGACACGCCTCCGGTAGCCACTGTTGAACCACACGAATGCCAGCGGATCCACCATGAAGTGCGTCGAGAAGAGGACGTGAAATATGACCTTCATGTAGTGCGGCTGTTTGCCCATGAGGTGGTGGATGGAGTGCGGAATGCCGAAGATCAAGTTGCTGATGAAGACCGCCAGCATGGCCCGCGTGGCATGGTCCATCATGGTGGCTTCCCGCGCCTGGCACTGACTGGCGGCCAGGCGACGCTTGTTCCGCTGAATCTGAGGCAGGGGAAGAGCGTGGATTAGTTTCTGGCAagcgttttttttcgttttttttctacaATTAGAGATAGACAAAAGGGTAAACAAAAGCCCGCTGAGGGTGCTTATGTAAAACCAACTGAAATCTTGGGAGAAAAAATACGCCATATAGGTGTGCAATGTGGATGTAATGTGTGTAACCGGTAGTTTATACGCTTCTTTGACCTTTGATGACCTGGCTACTCAAATGCGCATCAATGGACACGTCAATAGCCCCTCTACTCACGACAAACACGATGAGGGCGTAGGCGACGGTGGTGACGAGCGCCGGCACTGTGGCGTCCAAGAAGTAGAGTGTGGTGATCAGCGTGTCCGCCCACGCCTCGTCTAGCGCGCCCGTTGCCTCCATCCTCAGCAGGACCTGCACCGAGGGACAGGAGAGCTTATGGCCGTGGGGTGTCAGATAGCCTTGATCTGTATATTTTGAAGTCTAAACCTGTTGCATCGAGTAAAAGAAGCATGTGTGGCTTCAAAACACCTGCCACCTTACCATGCCGGTGAGGGCCGCGTACACACATATCACCGTCAGCAAGACGACGGTGCCTCGCAGCCCCAGCTTTGGCTTATGCGGCGCCCACACAGACACTGCCCTGCATGGTTGGGTGGTTAAACAACAATATATTGGGGATGAATATGATTTATTGACTTTCAAATATCACCTCGAAGCTGTCAGTTTGAATTAGCCTTTTTCAGATAATTTCTGATTATAGAGATTTATTTACCTTGTCACGGCCACGGCAGCAATGGAGGCCACTTCTGTTTGCGCCAGGAAGACGTACACGACACTGTTGGCCTTGAGGACTCTTTTCGAGACTCTGTGTAAATCACACGTGAGGAGGGCGATGCGGACCTCCGCGATGACTGGCCGGGTCACCAGACACACCAGCAGGGCGGGCAGGAACACGCTGAACAGCAGCACCTTCACCTCCCGCCGCGTCTGCCTGCACGTCACTACACACCACAGCGCCAGCGCGTTACCTGAGGCGCCACAAATCATTCTCCTTTATCAAGTACTCTGCCAAGTAATACACATTTTATCTTAACTCAAAGGACGTTTGGTTACGAAGTTAAAGTGAAGCGCATACCCAGAGTGCCGATGACGATGAGGCAGAAGCAGTGGACCAGCGCCGCCCACAGCAGGGACGCGGGCACCGGCGGCTCCCCGGGGCCGTACACGCCCAGCGGGTTACACTCTCGGGTCTGGTTGTCCGTAGCATTCATTGTGTCTTGCCTC
Proteins encoded in this window:
- the LOC126984065 gene encoding uncharacterized protein LOC126984065 yields the protein MDPTQDDSEEYNPLDLYDLHEVKTPRALLWAALVHCYSVAILGTIGNALALWCVETCTKTRRPVKVLLFGVFVPSLVICLVTRPVDGEELLSNIKHQPHRVSKLVSNINTVVYSILAQTELASMTAVATVRALSVWAPQRPRLGLRGAAVLVFALFMYSTFTGLGLVGLMLLGELNKPWAVTLVSALYFINTTMPALITGGAYILIIYAIHRNKRRLAARQHHPQGATSMDQATKAILAVFISNLIFGLPHSIYHLMVRQPYYMHVIFHVIFSTHFVVDPLAFVWLNTGYRRHFFSSVKNVTKNISHPTSSFHKAGSASRSDHHHLQLSTHKQESLGTSHHAAETIET
- the LOC126984066 gene encoding probable G-protein coupled receptor 45; this translates as MNATDNQTRECNPLGVYGPGEPPVPASLLWAALVHCFCLIVIGTLGNALALWCVVTCRQTRREVKVLLFSVFLPALLVCLVTRPVIAEVRIALLTCDLHRVSKRVLKANSVVYVFLAQTEVASIAAVAVTRAVSVWAPHKPKLGLRGTVVLLTVICVYAALTGMVLLRMEATGALDEAWADTLITTLYFLDATVPALVTTVAYALIVFVIQRNKRRLAASQCQAREATMMDHATRAMLAVFISNLIFGIPHSIHHLMGKQPHYMKVIFHVLFSTHFMVDPLAFVWFNSGYRRRVGAKIMRVTQAISPLPSSVHPESASNHDHHHQHSSKHKQEEVKI